GCATGTGAAGCCCTTGGAAAATTATGAGACTTAGAGTTCTCATAATTTtgatcttgtattttttttctataagtaataattttgatCTTGTATTATCAATCTCAGGTTGACTATGCATGTACTCCTGAAGAGGTCCAGCAGCACTTTCAATCTTGTGGAACAGTAAACAGAGTGACAATTTTGACAGACAAGTTTGGGCAACCAAAAGGATTTGCTTATGTTGAGTTTGTTGAAGTTGACGCTATTCAGAATGCTCTTCTGTTAAATGAATCCGAATTGCATGGTCGTCAATTGAAGGTATTGAAAATCTATTTGTGTCATTAATTACTTTttgaacttaattaattacaGGAGCGGGCTTGGGCTTTTTATAGGTCTCTGCCAAGCGAACAAACATTCCTGGAATGAAACAATATAGAGGAAGGCGACCTAACCCATATTTAGGTTTTCCACCCCGAAGGCCCTTCATGCCTGTTTATCCTCCATATGGTTATGGGTAAGTGTTAGAATT
This genomic interval from Juglans microcarpa x Juglans regia isolate MS1-56 chromosome 4D, Jm3101_v1.0, whole genome shotgun sequence contains the following:
- the LOC121260778 gene encoding polyadenylate-binding protein 1-like isoform X2, yielding MRLRVLIILILYYQSQVDYACTPEEVQQHFQSCGTVNRVTILTDKFGQPKGFAYVEFVEVDAIQNALLLNESELHGRQLKVSAKRTNIPGMKQYRGRRPNPYLGFPPRRPFMPVYPPYGYGRVPRFRRPMRYRPY